AGAAGCAGCCGCCCCGGAAGACCCGCTCCCGGGAGTACGTGATCCACGCCTCGCACATCCGCCAGACCCGGCCGACCCCCGGCGGGACCGAGCGGGCCGGGCGCAGCACATGGTCGACGTAGACCGCGACCGCGGCGCGCACGGTGGCGAGCTGCAGCTCCTCCTTCGACCCGAAGAGGGCGAACACCCCGCTCTTGCTGAGCTTCAGCTCGGTCGCCAGCCGCCCCAGGGAGAGCCCTTCCAGCCCCTCCACCGAGGCGATCTGCACCGCACGCCCCAGGATCAGCTGCCGCGTCTGGTTGCCCCGCTCGACCCGCCCGTCCAGCCGTACTGCCGCCATGTGACCACTCCGTACCTCAGAGTTATCGAGGCGTCATTCTAGGGACGGCCGGAGGCGCCACCGGACCACCCGGCGCCCGGCCGGCCGGCCCGTCGACTTGCGCGTCCGCCCCTGACCACGGGCGATACCGGCCGGCGATAGGGGCGGGATCCGACCGGTGAGACAGGTGTTCCTTTCCGCCGCGCCCGGCGGGTAGCGTGATCGTTTCCGT
This DNA window, taken from Streptomyces griseus subsp. griseus, encodes the following:
- a CDS encoding TetR/AcrR family transcriptional regulator, with the translated sequence MAAVRLDGRVERGNQTRQLILGRAVQIASVEGLEGLSLGRLATELKLSKSGVFALFGSKEELQLATVRAAVAVYVDHVLRPARSVPPGVGRVWRMCEAWITYSRERVFRGGCFFYAATAEFDARGGKVHDALAAAQTGWVTFVEQTIEEAREAGELAGDTDVRQLAFEVIAFLELANAESVLQNNSLGYDKAARAILGRLRSAATGSARLPVA